In the Gossypium raimondii isolate GPD5lz chromosome 9, ASM2569854v1, whole genome shotgun sequence genome, one interval contains:
- the LOC105799830 gene encoding tropinone reductase homolog, producing the protein MAGTEAGCKKQRWSLQGMTALVTGGTRGIGYATVEELATLGAVVHTCSRNQTELHERLQEWQSKGFKVSGSACDLSCRQQREKLMETVSTVFDGKLNILVNNAGTTVIKPCEGHTLEDYTTVMNTNIEAPYHLCQLAYPLLKASGNGSIVFISSVAGSMALPRLSAYSASKGAINQITKNLACEWAKDNIRTNTVSPWGVRTSITKPEADAPFVEEFLRLIAGTAMPRIGEPEEISSMVAFLCLPAASYINGQVISVDGGYTAGGCWPFQNFSFNLLSS; encoded by the exons GGTGGAACAAGAGGCATAGG ATATGCAACTGTGGAAGAACTGGCAACACTAGGGGCAGTAGTTCATACATGTTCCAGAAACCAGACAGAACTTCATGAAAGGTTACAAGAATGGCAGAGCAAAGGGTTTAAAGTGAGTGGTTCTGCTTGTGATCTCTCTTGTAGACAGCAAAGAGAGAAACTAATGGAGACTGTCTCAACTGTTTTTGATGGCAAACTCAACATCctt GTTAATAATGCAGGCACCACAGTGATTAAGCCTTGCGAGGGCCACACCCTGGAAGACTACACAACCGTGATGAATACCAACATTGAGGCTCCTTATCATCTTTGCCAACTTGCATATCCTTTACTTAAAGCATCAGGAAATGGAAGTATTGTGTTTATCTCCTCTGTTGCTGGTTCAATGGCTCTGCCTCGATTATCAGCTTATTCAGCATCTAAAG GAGCAATTAACCAGATTACAAAGAACTTGGCATGTGAGTGGGCAAAGGATAACATTCGGACCAATACTGTTTCACCATGGGGTGTTAGAACATCGATAACAAAGCCA GAGGCGGACGCCCCTTTCGTTGAGGAATTTCTGAGGCTAATAGCTGGAACAGCAATGCCTAGGATAGGAGAACCAGAAGAGATTTCATCAATGGTGGCATTCCTTTGCCTTCCAGCTGCATCATACATTAATGGACAGGTTATTTCTGTGGATGGAGGGTATACTGCAGGTGGCTGTTGGCCATTTCAAAACTTCAGCTTTAATTTACTCAGTTCTTGA